tatggggagtgggcagggaagtggatccgagtccaggatcagatcagccatgaccttattgaatggcggagtaggctcaaggggccaaatggcctactcctgctcctatttcttgtgttcttctatCTATCGGTGTACaactgtgctgcccctggacccagtCGCGATCTCGGGTCCGACTGCAGAATGCAACATGGAAGCATGAAAATGGACAGTGAGGGAAGACTCACCCAGGACAAAAACAGCCGGTTCACTCACACACTTCCTCCCACTCCCAAGATCACAGAACGACACAGCACAGGAGGCGCCCACTCcagtcatcgtgcctgtgccaggtcTTTGAAAAGTGATCCAATTATTCCCAATTCCCCCTGGTCCTTCCCCACAGCTCTGCACATTTTTCCCCTTCAGTATTTCTCCAATTCCtttgtgaaagttactattgaatctgttcccaccgccctttcaggcagcgcgttcgctgcgttaaaaaaacatTTCTCTGCACCTCCCTCCCGTCACTCATCTGCAAAACAGAGTTAAGTTGGGAGATTCCAGCGAGGCGGAGATTGTGGTGCTGAGCGGACTGAAAGATGTGTGTTGTGACTCGCCGCCCGTTGCTCACCTGACGCACATGTCTGCATGGTACTGCTTGCCGTACAGTATACCCAGTAGTGTCGGGTTCTTGTTGTCTCGGAAGTTTAACGTCACGTCGTACACAGCAGTAACTGAAACACAAAAGCAGGGGTGTGATGGTGAGGCAGCAGGCAGGTTGCAGCAGGCGTCGGGGCTGGCCGGCAGAGCAAGGGTCGAAGCAGCGCGCAGACTGCAACGGCCCTTCAGCCGTGGGGACAGCGGTCTGGGCCaagggtcagggagggagggagggagggagggagggagggagggagggagggagggaggaagggagggagggagggagggagggagggagggagggaccggctGCTGGAGATTTAGGGTCAGATTAGGGCTCCCGAGTTGGTAGTAATGGCGGTGGTGAGCGAGAACCAAACACCCTGAATGGAATCGAACCTCAGCCACTCAGCATTTCAGAGACGGCAAACGCAgtaaaatatcatcatcataggcaatccctcgtgtcgagggtgacttgcttccacaccaaaaaagggacgagttcacaggtgtttcaatgaaggacccaatattccaggtcccgaactacatcctgaagggtggaagatgctggtgcgtggattttttttaacgtttggtggccgttgtacaccagccaccacacgggcttgacacgggtcttagtccagtggcaaggattatccaagacaactggagaccagctctgctgcacggacctagtgcgcacacatatcgcagtgcgggctggcccgtgctgcccctgggcccctggccccgtacTCACGCCCCTGTAAAATATACAGAGCCAGGGTCAAAGGCCGAGACACTAAAACCCCAGTCCAACTGTAAACTGCAAGTGCCTGACTTGCCGttgagggggtgaatggcctcttcCCCCCAGGCAGCCTTGTGAGCGGGGCCGGGAGTGCGGGTGAAGGGAACGTTCTCCGATTGACGGCGTGTGGTGTTCCCCAGCGATGGGAGTTGGGAACTCAGCTTCTCACCGAGTTTATCGGAGCTGGATGCAGGGAGAGAGCCAGATATCCAGGTTTGCAGGTGACAATGAGTTAGGAGGCTCGGTGAGTGGTGGAGACAGGAGCAGGAGGTTAGTGTGACCAAGCTTTGGGGGCAGACACTGGGACCTGGCTAGCAGTGGCCACCTGGGCTCATGGATTCCGCAGCACACCAGCTTAGCAACCACCACAAACAATCCCACGCGGCCTGACAAACCGCGCCAGTGAAGGGCCCAGCTCACCTGTTCCCCTCAGATGCTCCATGGTCGTGGTGAAGCCTTTCGTCCTCGGTAACAGGTGATGTTTCAACTTCGGCAAACCCTTCGATTCTGCGACTTCCATACTGATACGGTGCTTCTTCTCCGTAAACCGTGTGCCCTCGCAGTACAACAGGAACTGAAAGAGGAAGAGTGTCTCGGGTAAAGGGTCTGCTCACAACTGACCTGTAATCAAggtaccgactctcactggggtacgggccacacacactgactctcactggggtacgggtcccacacacactgactctcactggggtacggtcccacacacacactgactctcactggggtacgggtcccacacacactgactctcactggggtacgggtcccacacacactgactctcactggggtacgggccacacacactgactctcactggggtacgggtcccacacacactgactctcactggggtacggtcccacacacacactgactctcactggggtacgggtcccacacacactgactctcactggggtacgggtcccacacacactgactctcactggggtacgggtcccacacacactgactctcactggggtacggtcccacacacacgccgactctcactggggtacgggtcccacacacactgactctcactggggtacgggtcccacacacactgactctcactggggtacgggtcccacacacactgactctcactggggtacggtcccacacacactgactctcactggggtacgggtcccacacacactgactctcactggggtacgggccccacacacaccgactctcactgggatacgggccacacacacaccgactctcactggggtacgggtcccacacacactgactctcactggggtacgggtcccacacacactgactctcactggggtaccggtcccacacacactgactctcactggggtacgggccccacacacactgactctcactggggtacgggccccacacacattgactctcactggggtacgggccccacacactgaCTGATGTTCAGGCCCACTCAGAGATAGAATGATGGACATTTCCAGTATGGAATGAGGCCATTCCACAGCGGTGCTGGCTCTTTGCTAATCTTACTTCCCCGCTCTTGCCCTATAGGCATGTATCAAATccgaaactaatcgcactgccctggAGGgacagccatatatccaagtttgccagggacacaataggcggcattgtaagcagtgcagATGGACtcataaaattacaaagatattaatagattaagcaaatgggAAAAGGGAAGAACCTAAAgaatagggtcaacttgatccagaaactggccgggtccacatggggagcagacgctcaaaccctccctggtgtactctacagcagggtactgctctccggcatggctatccagTCCACATCAAATCCATTGATGCTCAGCTGAATTCTACTGCAAGTATTATCACGGGTACGCTTTtattgacaccaacaccttggTTGCCCGTGCGtgtaaacatcgcaccaccacacctatgctGTGAATAtgtagtctccagagaatacaggcgctacaccagcaaagacatgccgatccagaccAATatatgcaaggcgatttagataggttgagtgagtgggcaaacgcatggcagatgcagtataacgtggataaatgtgaagttatccactttggtaggaaaaacaaagacaaagtattatttaaatggtgatagcttgggaagtgttgatgtacagagggacctgggtgtccttgtatatcagtcattgaaagcaaacatgcaggtgtagcaagcagttagaaaggcaaatggtatgttggccttcattgcaagaggatttgagtacaggtgcaaggatgtcttactacagttatacagggccttggtgagaccgcacctggagtattgtgtgcagttttggtctccttccctaagaaaggatatacttgccatagagggagtgtagcgaagattcaccagactgattcctgggatggcaggactgtcgtatgaggagactaggcctgtattcacgagagtttagaagaaggagaggggatctcattgaaacgtataaaattctgactgggttggatagactggatgcggggaggagatttcccctggctgggaagtctagaacaaggggtcacagtctcaggatacggggtacgaaatttagaactgagatcaggagaaatttttCACTTCGAgggtgtgaacctgtggaattctgtatcacagaaggctgtggaggtcaagtcactgaatatatttaagagggagatagatcgatttctagacacaaaaggcattaaggggtatagggaaaaagcaggaatatggtgttgagatagaggatcagccatgatcatactgaatggcggtgcaggctcgagcagccgaatggcctactactgctcctgtttcttctaaatctagaaggccattttggactgtcgcccaaacccttcagcgatctcccctcagccttgaccaatggtgaaatgcttggaagaactgtgacatacagaatggattccttatcgaggagcccacagtacaatttgtaggatcaaaccttcctcgcaaactgtggacaaccatcaaccgcctcagaactggccatggtcgatgctgcctccttctccataggtggatagacagcttcttaactgataagggattaaggggttatggggagcgggcagggaagtggacccgaatccatgatcggatcaaccatgatcgtattaaatggcggagcaggttcgaggggccgtatgccctactcctatttcttatgttcttatggaagattaaagcatccccatcatgcgactgtggagctcctaatcagaccctggagcacatcattgagcactgccctcagagggaattcgcctACAAGATATccgcgctgttacaccggaagctttggcctggatatagaTGTTTGATTTGCTACTACCGTACGGAAGGAGACGAAGAAGAACGGGCAAAAATCTggcaagtcatccactttggacttaaaAAGAATAGATCAGACTAATTTCTAAAAGGCTAGAAACAGCGGAGGTCCAATCAATCACAAACAGtttccactgccccgcgctctccccataagcCCGTATCTTCCTCCGCTTCAAATATGTAGCTAATTTCCCTTCAACAATCAATGCAATGGGCTCGGTCTCCACCATCTCTCCTCACGATAATTTTAAATTGATGTCTCTCAACACTGATTTCCCAACGAGAGGAAATATTATTTTCCTATTCACCATCAAAACTCAGCATAATTTTGTAAATCTCCattaaatctccttttaacctCTATCCAGTGGAAATAGCCCCAGTTCCTCATGTCTCTCCTCATAACTCTAGTTTTCAATCCTCGGCATCATCCCGGTGAATCTGTCCTGTATTCTCTCTTATGGCTCAACaatataaggattaggagcaggagtaggccattcggccccttgagcctgctccgccattcagtatcatggctgatcttctacctcaacttcactttcttgcccgatctccatatcctttgattccacgagtccaaaaatctatcgatctcagccttgaatgtactcaacgtctcagcatccacagcccactggagtagagaattccaaagattcacaaccctgagtgaagaaattcctcctcatctcagtgctaaatggccgaccccttatcccgagactgtgccccctggttccagacactccagtcaggggaaacatcctctcagcatctaccctgtcaatccccctcagaatattgtacttttcaatgagatcacctctcattcttctaaactccagagagtccaggcccattctacacaatctcagcACAAGACCTATTTATAAAACCTGGACCctgtgcccctatttataaaacccattATGCTGTGGTACTGTTTATGGTTTTATTCCCCTTCACCCGCATTTTTGGGGAGTCCTGCGGTGGTTCCCTGGGCGTCTGTTTATCTGCAGATATTGAGAGAGTCAGGGCTGTGCGTCTGATGCATTGTCCCTTGCTGTGTACTCACCCACATGTACTCTGGGTAGTCGcgcagtgcctgcagcccattcacGACCGTGTCTCTGTCCTCATCCCAACGACGCTTACAGAAGACAATCTCCAGGAAATACCACGTCCACCCAATTAGAGGGACATAGAGCAGCTCCTGTTTCGCCAACACTTTGGAGCTCTGTAAACACAAGGGCAATAACCAGCAAATACAACACAGGCCACACCTGATCAGCACCACACAACCGAAACACTGGGAACCCGCGGACAAACCAACATCCACACACCCCCTGAACCCGACCTCACCGAGACCCTCGATCCACTgacaccatcgcccccccccccccccccacactcgcccCGACACCGCCCGGCCTCCCCCTCGCTCCAACCGCTCCCTCGGTCCACTGACTCACGAGCCGCCTGCGGTCCATGCATTGCCTAGCCTTTGACCCAACttaaggaacacaggaacaggaggcggccactcAGCCccgcaagcctgttccaccattcaatgagatcatggctgccaTTTGTGGATGTCTTTCAGCACATCGTTATATTAACCCCCCCCCCAAATCTGGAAATCCTGGCACAGCACATCAGTATTTACTGAGAACAACACCCTGAACACTGCAAGAACAACACAGTgaggacacacacacagcagccAGAACTGGGAGCTGGAGGAGTGGCACCAGCACCAACAGGCCCCAAGCCAAACACTCCCTGCAGAAAGAGATGGGAAGGAGGAATCACATTAAAAAGGAGCATGGGTGGGAGTCGCATCGTCCGGCAGGGTTTGAAAATACGAGAGGTAAAAGGTTAACGTTACTGACCCCGAGGATGCCGTATCTCTCACACATGGTCCAACCACAGAGGAAGTCAATCTCATAATTGTGATTTAAGATGACAATGACATGCTCCTTGCCAAATTTGTCCACAGTGGCTTGTTCAGTGAACAACGTACATTCCGTGCCGGACCACCATTCCAGCAGCATTACTAGCtctagagacacagacagagagggaatAGGGGCAGATTAACAAGTGCATCGGCAGCAGAAACACAACGCCACCACCCACACTGGCCGAGCTGGTCACAGACAATTAATGCCCGCAAACTCCCACCGGTCATAGCCACATGGGCAAAGGCTTTTCACTACTTTACAGGGGGAAAATGCGGAGAATTGTGTGAAATGTTGCTCAAGGCCAACAGGCAACCTGCCCTCCCGAGAAACTCTCTCCTGTTCACGGAGTACAAAGAAAGAAAACTAACCCCAACTGCCACCAGACAGCCCtcgcaggttagatacagagtaaagctccctctacattgtcccatcaaacactcccagggctggtaaagcacagggttagatacagagtaaagctccctctacattgtcccatcaaacactcccagggctggtaaagcacagggttagatacagagtaaagctccctctacattgtcccatcaaacactcccagggcaggtaaagcacagggttagatacagagtaaagctccctctacattgtcccatcaaacactcccagggctggtaaagcacagggttagatacagagtaaagctccctctacattgtcccatcaaacactcccagggcaggtacagcacggggttagatacagagtaaagctccctctacactgtccccatcaaacactcccagggctggtacagcacggggttagatacagagtaaaactccctctacactgtcccatcaaacactcccagggctggtacagcacggggttagatacagagtaaagctccctctacactgtcccatcaaacactcccagagcaggtacagcacaaggttagatacagagtaaagctccctctacactgtcccatcaaacactcccagggcaggtacagcacggggttagatacagagtaaagctccctctacactgtcccatcaaacactcccagggcaggtacagcacggggttagatacagagtaaaactccctctacactgtcccatcaaacactcccagggcaggtacagcacgggttagatacagagtaaagcaccccacAGTGTATGCTATACCTCAGTCCCCACATCAGAACCATTCCCAATTTGGGCCATATTATAGGTGAGCTGGTGTTGTTGGTCGAGGGCAATGATGAAACATGGCGAGAATATGGGAATCTCATTAACAGGATGATTACAGCCAGAGAATCAGCGTGGGCTGGATTCACAGCCTGCTCGATGACTAGCTCCCCAGGTCATCTCCCAATCCCGTCAACAATTGGGACTGTCCATTGAGCACAGCAGCCCAGGAGCAGAAGCAACAATGAATACTCACGGCTCCACAGCGAGTAGGCGAGCCGACAGTTGAGATGCCGATAGATCTGCTTGTTGATGGGCCAGATGGGGAGCGTGCACAGCTGGATGAAGTTGATGAAGAAGCCACTGATGACGAACACGAAGCCGAGTAAAAGGTGGATGACGAACTGAGTCTTCAGGTAGGCGATCACACTCATGGTTTAATCAGAAACGTTTACAGGGCCCGTCGCTCAGAATAACTGTCCTGGAACAGAGAGAGAACAAACCAGCAATTTAACTCACCCTGCAGAGCACAACTGTACATCCTCacagcacaggccattcggcccatccttcctgtgctggctctttggtagagctatccaattagtcccactccccctgctcttttcccacagcccagcaaatgtttccttttcaactatttatccaattccctttggaaagttactactgaatctgcttccaccgcccttccagatcacagcaactcgctgcggaaaaacattcccctcctctcccccctctggttcttctgccaattatcttaaatctgtgtcctctggttaccgaccctcctgcccctggaaacggTTTCAAAACGAGGAGCAGCACGAGGTGGAGGCAGAGGAGAGTGTAGGGGAAGGTCAGGGTCAATGAGGGGAGCAGACTGAGGTatgtgaggaagaggaggggaagacCAGTGATCGGGAGAGATGTGGGTGAAAATCACTGCAGAAGGGACAATGC
Above is a genomic segment from Pristiophorus japonicus isolate sPriJap1 unplaced genomic scaffold, sPriJap1.hap1 HAP1_SCAFFOLD_417, whole genome shotgun sequence containing:
- the agpat3 gene encoding 1-acyl-sn-glycerol-3-phosphate acyltransferase gamma, which encodes MSVIAYLKTQFVIHLLLGFVFVISGFFINFIQLCTLPIWPINKQIYRHLNCRLAYSLWSQLVMLLEWWSGTECTLFTEQATVDKFGKEHVIVILNHNYEIDFLCGWTMCERYGILGSSKVLAKQELLYVPLIGWTWYFLEIVFCKRRWDEDRDTVVNGLQALRDYPEYMWFLLYCEGTRFTEKKHRISMEVAESKGLPKLKHHLLPRTKGFTTTMEHLRGTVTAVYDVTLNFRDNKNPTLLGILYGKQYHADMCVRRFPVEDIPEDEKECATWLHKLYQEKDALQEQYAKDGTFPGQRIQPRRRPWAFLNWLFWVIALLTPLFSFMFGVFASGSPVLICSFLLFVGAASFCVRRLIGVTEIGKGSSYGNQEFKKRM